A genomic segment from Eremothecium gossypii ATCC 10895 chromosome III, complete sequence encodes:
- the INA22 gene encoding Ina22p (Syntenic homolog of Saccharomyces cerevisiae YIR024C), translating to MYRRVCIPKLGLRWASTGMRNIAAPSKRPLYDSRYVLPMVLLVLVGSIAANRMDTERRISDMQQPYYAKIRILELLLARARAGDTAFDMSSELEIVDRVLERHKERSGRSNKCARRAVDEKPVVQEEESLDVLLNSIMRDLDSPVADAPAASEPAAYDGTIVTDREVLAREALREKESADFRADSGPRVIVQTPGEYVAAAEDTDVPRFL from the coding sequence ATGTACCGAAGGGTTTGTATTCCGAAATTGGGCTTGAGATGGGCTTCCACTGGCATGCGGAACATCGCCGCACCTTCTAAACGGCCTCTGTACGATAGTCGGTACGTGCTGCCTATGGTTCTATTGGTTTTAGTTGGCTCCATTGCAGCCAATCGAATGGACACCGAGAGACGGATATCTGACATGCAGCAGCCATATTATGCGAAGATTCGAATTTTGGAGCTACTGCTGGCGAGGGCTAGGGCAGGCGACACTGCCTTCGACATGTCATCGGAACTGGAAATAGTGGATCGAGTGCTGGAGCGCCACAAGGAAAGGAGTGGACGGTCAAACAAATGCGCTAGACGAGCTGTCGATGAGAAGCCCGTAGTTCAAGAAGAGGAATCTTTGGACGTTTTGCTGAACTCGATTATGCGCGATCTGGACAGCCCTGTGGCCGATGCGCCGGCAGCTTCTGAGCCAGCCGCATATGATGGAACTATAGTCACAGATCGGGAAGTCCTGGCTCGTGAGGCATTGCGAGAAAAGGAGAGTGCGGATTTCCGGGCCGACTCCGGGCCACGGGTAATTGTTCAGACACCGGGAGAGTATGTGGCGGCAGCTGAAGACACGGATGTGCCCAGGTTCCTGTAA
- the DAL81 gene encoding Dal81p (Syntenic homolog of Saccharomyces cerevisiae YIR023W (DAL81)), giving the protein MRQPDGSVQQWDGAEGGDTPTMHTNNSMLSFNDDYTSLLNNLTNAGVAAERATQPSERNAHRGGDGRQSLDQLLQQYHAVEEKVGNGGSEGRLQFASGEQPDTRKAAAGGDGAVPGNQCDHCRRRQVKCVTVAEHSNCLQCETKGIKCVFSEMPSARMKKTLQQGMQNKRSRSEENGAWIQELLKRTKGSVPSSSESISQFYADLLQNLNSTLANTPPPPIFSKKNHEAGIPIHSASSPSGPGHYSYASNPPTADAVGRNDSHLNSALAKYPRSSFYVGPTSMFDVNLVNHMKLDKIDQVQLSNTLALRKVAPGVQFVLRADFNHQLYLKNERDVDLVEKLVHPHGKILVDIFFKLIHPYFPILHERVFLEKYSKSYRELTAPILASIYSLALQWWDFHPQAVGFQRPDVIDQLNEIALRTFFDVLERPKLSIVQTGLLILQCRSECPNNWILCSEVVALAEDLGLGIDCKDWRLPSWERGLRRRLAWAVWYQDKWISMLEARYSHLILGRNWLVKMLSDQDFPANSPVISNSQEKSNANIGTGKTAPSNISVLDLSPTDEDFNNGKLLFRQMVSLSIILGEILDTFYTLGAISTTTKIEQVLKLAKPLQLKLREWYHSLPSKLSMNNFQPRKFNSNASLTLAYFAAEITLHRKIITTLQPDSPGDLVQVCRTAAKTRLIAAIEFVRDLKTEHISAFWYSCTTGNLTLISTFAGLLYVTAPTKEDAQVFRDCLRNYVWILRMASKSYEKAANALDRIQMLLSQIPGLLTDEVAPQQFAPPRSQSPYSQQYSTAGSHSGFEAQSGQNTAGMLDGDPNLSTGTFQQLRSLPQDVLLTLKSIQHNLPGVPHDIRGHRPTAAKSDDELELSPGYTGASAQVQGTGPYKGGQQEHTNSKPSATSSSSATMPSATNGKSGSESSASFGGDTDSSGKRNSSNSNAGAAFKPNSALESGQDTQVGSTSPTPSSSVDNPQSKRVEDNTSLVKSPRNSPNMPGSTGGSSSVESASVEHSE; this is encoded by the coding sequence ATGCGGCAGCCGGACGGTAGTGTGCAACAATGGGATGGGGCAGAGGGCGGCGACACGCCGACGATGCACACGAACAACTCAATGCTGAGCTTCAATGATGACTACACGAGCTTACTGAATAATCTGACGAATGCCGGCGTTGCGGCAGAGCGGGCGACACAGCCGTCGGAGCGAAACGCGCATCGCGGCGGAGATGGCCGGCAGAGCCTGgaccagctgctgcagcagtaCCATGCGGTCGAAGAGAAGGTGGGCAACGGCGGGAGCGAGGGGCGGCTGCAGTTCGCGTCGGGAGAGCAGCCAGACACGCGCAAAGCGGCAGCAGGGGGCGATGGGGCTGTGCCGGGCAACCAGTGCGACCACTGCAGGAGGCGACAGGTGAAATGCGTGACCGTGGCGGAGCACTCAAACTGTCTCCAGTGCGAGACCAAAGGCATCAAGTGCGTGTTTTCGGAGATGCCATCTGCGCGCATGAAAAAGACGCTGCAGCAAGGGATGCAGAACAAGCGATCGCGCTCTGAGGAGAATGGCGCCTGGATACAGGAGCTCCTGAAGCGGACCAAGGGCAGCGTTCCATCCAGCAGCGAAAGCATTTCGCAGTTCTATGCAGACCTGCTCCAGAATCTAAATTCTACCCTGGCGAATacgccgccaccgccgaTATTTTCCAAGAAGAACCACGAGGCGGGCATTCCGATCCATAGTGCATCTTCACCTAGTGGCCCCGGACACTACTCATATGCCTCCAATCCGCCGACGGCCGACGCCGTTGGCCGCAACGACTCGCATCTCAACTCTGCTCTGGCCAAGTACCCACGTTCCTCTTTCTACGTGGGCCCCACGTCCATGTTTGACGTGAACTTGGTGAATCACATGAAGCTGGACAAAATAGATCAGGTGCAGCTATCCAACACACTGGCGCTGCGTAAAGTTGCGCCAGGTGTCCAGTTTGTTCTTCGCGCTGATTTTAACCACCAATTGTACTTGAAGAATGAACGTGATGTCGATCTAGTTGAAAAACTTGTTCACCCTCACGGGAAGATTCTAGTAGATATCTTCTTCAAGCTCATACACCCGTATTTCCCGATTCTGCACGAGCGGGTGTTTCTGGAAAAGTATTCCAAGTCATATCGCGAATTGACAGCCCCCATTCTCGCGTCTATTTATTCTCTAGCTCTCCAATGGTGGGACTTTCACCCGCAGGCGGTTGGCTTCCAAAGACCAGACGTTATTGACCAACTTAATGAGATAGCACTGCGTACTTTTTTTGATGTTTTGGAACGCCCAAAACTCAGTATCGTACAGACTGGCCTGTTGATCCTGCAATGTCGAAGCGAGTGTCCCAATAATTGGATTCTCTGCTCTGAGGTTGTGGCGCTTGCGGAGGATCTTGGCCTGGGTATAGATTGCAAGGATTGGCGGCTTCCAAGCTGGGAAAGAGGGTTGAGGAGGAGGCTGGCTTGGGCTGTGTGGTATCAAGACAAATGGATATCTATGCTAGAGGCAAGATATTCTCATCTGATATTGGGCAGGAACTGGCTTGTGAAAATGCTCTCTGACCAAGATTTTCCAGCAAACTCTCCTGTCATAAGTAACAGCCAAGAGAAGAGTAATGCCAATATCGGCACGGGTAAAACAGCTCCTAGTAACATATCAGTGCTCGACCTTTCCCCAACTGATGAGGATTTTAATAATGGAAAACTTTTATTCCGGCAGATGGTTTCACTGAGCATTATTTTGGGTGAGATATTGGATACATTTTACACCCTCGGTGCAATAAGCACAACAACAAAAATTGAGCAAGTTTTGAAGCTGGCAAAGCCATTACAGTTAAAACTTCGTGAGTGGTATCATTCGTTGCCTTCAAAACTTTCCATGAACAATTTTCAACCAAGAAAGTTCAATAGTAATGCATCTTTAACGCTTGCATACTTCGCAGCTGAAATAACCCTTCACAGGAAAATTATTACCACCTTACAGCCTGACTCGCCGGGCGATTTAGTTCAGGTTTGTCGCACCGCTGCCAAAACTAGGCTTATTGCTGCGATAGAGTTCGTTAGAGATCTCAAAACGGAGCATATAAGCGCGTTCTGGTACTCGTGCACAACTGGAAATCTAACATTGATAAGTACCTTTGCCGGTTTATTATATGTTACAGCGCCAACGAAGGAGGACGCACAGGTTTTCCGTGATTGCTTGCGCAATTACGTGTGGATATTGAGAATGGCATCAAAATCTTATGAAAAGGCTGCGAACGCTTTGGATAGAATACAAATGTTGTTATCACAGATCCCGGGTCTTTTGACCGACGAAGTGGCGCCACAGCAGTTTGCTCCACCGCGTTCGCAATCTCCTTATTCCCAACAATATTCCACAGCTGGCTCACATTCAGGCTTCGAAGCACAGAGTGGACAGAACACCGCGGGCATGCTGGATGGTGATCCAAATCTCTCAACAGGAACcttccagcagctccgATCTTTGCCTCAAGACGTTTTATTGACATTGAAAAGCATCCAGCATAATCTTCCTGGAGTCCCTCACGATATTAGAGGCCATCGCCCAACTGCAGCAAAATCTGATGATGAGCTAGAGCTATCGCCAGGATATACGGGAGCATCCGCCCAAGTGCAAGGGACAGGCCCATACAAGGGCGGTCAACAAGAACACACTAATAGCAAGCCTTCTGCCACATCTTCTTCATCGGCCACTATGCCCAGCGCCACGAATGGGAAATCCGGATCCGAAAGTAGTGCGTCCTTTGGAGGAGACACTGACAGTAGCGGTAAAAGAAACTCCTCAAACAGCAACGCAGGGGCCGCTTTTAAGCCGAACTCTGCGCTGGAGTCAGGCCAGGATACTCAGGTAGGCTCTACTTCGCCCACCCCTTCCTCCTCAGTGGATAACCCTCAATCAAAAAGGGTCGAAGATAACACTTCGTTAGTGAAGAGCCCCAGAAATTCTCCAAATATGCCCGGAAGCACTGGCGGCTCAAGCAGTGTAGAGTCCGCCTCGGTAGAACACAGCGAGTAG
- the URB1 gene encoding Urb1p (Syntenic homolog of Saccharomyces cerevisiae YKL014C (URB1)) — MSVSDAAPPREEKRHFAPKQSGNPNFDTGLLQQLQRILSSIDLINEGVANDYQPLLQFIQKGFLSQIVQGWSYFAQVNNQNMFGDCTVKLLKTVTVLASDVSVQEQGSVLIRDLLSGHCKVLYRGLSCQRSTVTNPTLKLMRQMVVYNEGEHAELFLNYFDLSVPCIQRILTPNKVEMKDLVAARKSAHTAMRANFIKFWVALIKHTPPLLRVDLLTDNYKTMSNWVKYMSKLDTYEVLEMTVECLKEYVLKEKSFKKASKCKIINESVLKTMVELYRSPHKALVQSVNELFQLYATDPQFGVVFHDDKLWFDEPVYHAHGSSGAVVTVNQKEFRLYNKLVYTMLTFFKPWEDDLQCGTVLKILRNLPELVPPYCNYLALQGYHEPKMTSYWVGLTLLLGRIINLPMPAMLDHLHTDRLPNTSIVLENVMPASISKLSLTKCLQHDVMLVKHFGCQLLVFSLKKFEKVLQLYTEKGWETAIAILANSYWAMLPDISVIVTALNDVYAKDRENKIVPLSLTMALRYYSSLFPNYFNVSLPGQNIYEDIMMQESFKGVDLVILDNFMRYQELNSSQIKWWHSDGRKHSLFSSLIRVASSKNSTNVITVKVIRLLDRLLQFTIFINMDKLLGSSILALVNSLSIISKIEGVDDELEKIWKLLDETVTRCVKFPYKYVDMSSNYGHVSPFVVVISEQWKYVDKKTPYDAIAKWMMLFFRNMIILGEPQQGILDLAMKLDGIEQSLIKRYLATDRYEESVSNLSAAEYLLSSNTDFSFADYISTLPVTAIVTTTRYPVNDLDAASLLFRAGTILRADSLPLGKYNTAGVFDKLLSLVGNYALSNKSFLDKFKRQRVFKDLVVPKHFIENTVAFEKYLYLTSRLAQIYEQLETDISEFQEYAYDLIANKHHEYTKLQSGDLILSLCGVLSVVQLKELLDTETVTDTATLAFIISKLFESRQAISGQQLLMLLKLKDNKITNLLEHFISSKLIDDIDVEATLSETVHEPASVSLVQKVLLYPNAVNILVKHLPGVQERQNIIGLASVITDFDNELILKFLSVALTLAFENLNVLAGDELANAMRLFCNNHHLLSSSDRNSILTFGISKAELKYTAEICRFVRMCLPVDNALVKEWLAKSVLFITKNFAEREHLSEHFVEFLLQFKEILLISDIWNIVNKASLNSQLEVILNKKWVTDTRVLEYANLLLLGGSKHTVESTRLLQIFINNEGQALNGADFDCYRKYLSAMIIYNLFNKDISKNSTAAIELQIINFYSGMATPQDRILLHILEVIESKLCLSWVRNVCSWDFVESTSYETDLGGPVKLLQKEKEGYVITLSKQMIEATLKHYPRLDYMIPEFNGKSTGTAWQLLQNFYDSYKLSSPNPEVSVYDPFFILLLITNNDELLREQVLDDSASNYTLDVKKLLDCKLLQLAVMSLSDCREVVFNIATVMLNQMLLTLENKPTFKESNIFKILLTKILYLFVKETNGRKLSRSDVPPVVYYALARIADLLMQPKAPLYEKAYRWVLSSPFIRTREIPFLHEIIPNNSTSPNDGYYTCLQWILETLQHGINSERDVWLLKTTNLIEYIFNLQNSPYLNPKLQMLLSGFVFKLQRVESGGSTLISRFGGISQLEVRSSDIHHRTLELEGSLSVNAKNKKHLKEHMYLRQQNLNCQELGFGYSVIVNAQKRLLEWTEHDHHNIQKRLRK, encoded by the coding sequence ATGAGCGTATCTGATGCAGCACCTCCTAGGGAGGAAAAACGTCATTTTGCGCCGAAACAGAGTGGTAATCCGAACTTCGATACTGGTTTACTGCAGCAATTGCAACGCATCTTGTCTAGTATCGACCTCATCAACGAAGGCGTGGCCAATGATTACCAGCCACTGCTGCAATTTATTCAAAAGGGCTTTCTTTCCCAGATTGTTCAAGGCTGGTCGTACTTCGCACAAGTGAACAACCAAAATATGTTTGGAGACTGCACAGTGAAGCTTCTGAAGACGGTTACAGTACTGGCGTCTGACGTTTCTGTCCAAGAACAGGGCAGCGTGCTGATCCGGGACTTGCTGTCGGGCCACTGCAAGGTGCTATACCGCGGGCTGAGCTGCCAGAGATCCACGGTGACGAATCCAACACTGAAGCTGATGCGGCAGATGGTGGTCTATAATGAGGGAGAGCATGCGGAGCTCTTTCTGAACTACTTTGATTTGTCGGTCCCCTGCATACAGCGGATTCTCACGCCCAACAAGGTCGAGATGAAGGACCTTGTTGCGGCACGGAAGAGCGCGCACACAGCCATGCGCGCGAACTTTATCAAATTCTGGGTTGCATTGATTAAACATACCCCGCCTCTTTTGCGGGTGGATCTGCTCACCGATAACTATAAGACCATGAGTAACTGGGTAAAGTACATGTCGAAGTTGGACACATACGAGGTGTTGGAAATGACCGTCGAGTGTCTGAAAGAATATGTTCTCAAAGAAAAATCATTCAAGAAGGCTAGCAAATGCAAGATAATCAACGAGTCTGTGCTGAAAACCATGGTTGAGCTATACCGTTCGCCCCATAAGGCATTGGTACAGAGTGTAAATGAGCTGTTCCAGTTGTATGCAACGGATCCGCAATTTGGCGTGGTTTTCCACGATGATAAGCTATGGTTCGATGAGCCCGTATACCATGCGCATGGAAGTAGCGGTGCTGTCGTAACAGTCAACCAAAAGGAATTCAGACTATATAACAAGCTCGTTTACACGATGCTCACATTCTTTAAACCGTGGGAGGACGATTTGCAGTGCGGCACTGTTTTAAAAATATTAAGAAATCTTCCTGAGCTGGTTCCACCTTATTGCAACTACCTTGCACTTCAAGGGTATCATGAGCCGAAAATGACTTCCTACTGGGTGGGCTTGACCCTGCTGTTGGGTAGAATAATCAATCTTCCGATGCCAGCGATGCTCGACCATCTACACACCGACCGCCTGCCGAATACATCCATAGTGCTTGAGAACGTCATGCCAGCATCAATTTCTAAACTTTCGTTGACTAAATGCTTGCAGCATGATGTGATGCTCGTAAAGCACTTCGGTTGTCAACTACTAGTTTTCTCTCTCAAAAAATTTGAGAAGGTGCTTCAACTATACACTGAAAAGGGCTGGGAAACAGCTATAGCCATATTAGCCAACTCTTATTGGGCTATGCTCCCTGATATCTCGGTTATTGTCACAGCATTAAACGATGTCTACGCCAAGGACCGCGAAAACAAAATAGTTCCATTATCCTTAACGATGGCTCTGCGGTACTATAGTTCACTATTCCCTAATTATTTCAACGTCAGCCTACCGGGTCAAAATATCTATGAAGATATAATGATGCAGGAATCATTTAAGGGTGTGGACCTTGTTATTCTAGACAATTTTATGCGGTACCAAGAATTGAATAGTTCCCAGATAAAGTGGTGGCACTCTGACGGCCGCAAGCATTCTTTATTCAGCTCTCTAATTCGTGTCGCGTCCTCTAAGAATTCGACTAATGTCATTACTGTCAAAGTTATAAGGTTGCTGGATAGACTTTTGCAGTTCACTATCTTTATTAACATGGACAAGCTTCTTGGCTCGTCTATACTTGCATTGGTTAACAGCTTATCCATTATTTCGAAGATTGAAGGTGTGGATGACGAACTAGAGAAAATTTGGAAATTACTGGATGAGACCGTCACTAGATGTGTTAAATTTCCTTACAAATATGTGGATATGTCAAGCAACTACGGTCATGTTTCGCCATTTGTTGTTGTTATTTCCGAACAGTGGAAGTATGTTGACAAGAAAACCCCTTATGATGCTATTGCCAAGTGGATGATGCTTTTCTTTAGAAATATGATCATTCTTGGAGAACCACAACAGGGAATTTTGGATCTTGCCATGAAGCTCGATGGAATAGAGCAGTCCTTGATCAAGCGGTATCTAGCTACTGACAGGTATGAGGAGAGCGTTTCTAATTTATCTGCAGCCGAATATCTCTTGAGTTCAAACACTGACTTTTCGTTTGCTGACTATATCTCAACCCTGCCTGTAACTGCCATTGTCACAACAACAAGGTACCCGGTTAATGATCTAGATGCCGCATCGCTATTGTTTAGGGCCGGGACCATTTTACGCGCAGATTCTCTACCACTAGGGAAATATAACACAGCAGGTGTTTTCGATAAACTTCTTTCCTTGGTTGGGAATTATGCCCTGTCCAACAAATCCTTTTTGGATAAGTTTAAACGCCAGCGGGTCTTCAAAGATTTAGTTGTTCCTAAACATTTTATTGAGAATACCGTTGCATTTGAAAAATACCTATATTTGACATCTCGCTTGGCCCAGATTTATGAACAGTTAGAAACAGATATTAGCGAGTTCCAAGAGTACGCATATGACCTAATCGCCAATAAGCACCATGAATACACTAAGCTACAGTCAGGGGACTTAATACTATCCCTATGCGGCGTCTTATCCGTCGTGCAACTGAAGGAGTTATTAGATACTGAGACAGTCACGGATACTGCTACTTTGGCATTTATCATTTCGAAATTATTTGAATCGCGCCAGGCGATTTCCGGCCAACAGTTATTAATGCTCTTAAAATTGAAGGATAATAAAATAACGAATCTACTCGAACACTTTATATCATCAAAGTTAATTGATGATATAGATGTGGAGGCGACGCTTTCCGAAACTGTGCATGAGCCTGCAAGTGTTTCTCTCGTCCAGAAAGTTCTTTTATATCCGAATGCCGTTAATATATTAGTGAAACATCTTCCAGGGGTACAGGAGCGGCAAAACATTATTGGGCTTGCAAGTGTAATAACTGACTTCGATAATGAGCTAATTTTGAAATTTCTTTCAGTTGCTTTAACTCTTGCATTCGAAAACTTGAACGTGCTAGCTGGTGATGAATTGGCGAATGCTATGAGATTATTTTGCAACAACCACCATCTCCTTTCCTCCTCCGATAGGAACTCCATCTTAACATTCGGCATTTCTAAAGCAGAACTGAAGTATACCGCTGAAATATGTCGCTTTGTTCGTATGTGCCTACCCGTCGATAATGCGTTGGTTAAAGAGTGGCTTGCAAAGAGTGTGCTTTTCATTACTAAGAACTTTGCTGAACGCGAGCACCTATCGGAGCACTTTGTTGAGTTTCTGCTTCAATTCAAGGAAATACTGCTTATTAGCGATATTTGGAACATTGTTAATAAAGCTTCATTGAACTCTCAGTTGGAGGTGATTCTAAACAAAAAATGGGTGACTGACACACGGGTGCTTGAATATGCCAATTTATTGCTACTTGGAGGCAGTAAGCATACCGTGGAAAGTACGAGATTACTGCAGATATTTATTAACAATGAGGGCCAAGCCCTGAATGGTGCTGACTTTGACTGTTATAGAAAGTATCTTTCCGCCATGATCATCTACAACTTGTTCAACAAAGATATTTCTAAAAATTCAACTGCTGCGATTGAACTCCAAATTATCAATTTCTATAGTGGCATGGCGACCCCACAAGATCGGATATTGTTACACATATTGGAGGTAATTGAATCGAAACTATGTCTTTCTTGGGTTCGCAATGTCTGCTCCTGGGACTTCGTTGAGTCCACCTCTTATGAGACTGATCTAGGCGGTCCTGTAAAGCTATTGCAGAAGGAGAAGGAAGGGTATGTTATTACCTTGAGCAAACAGATGATAGAGGCCACTCTCAAGCATTACCCAAGGCTAGATTATATGATTCCAGAGTTCAATGGCAAGTCCACAGGTACTGCTTGGCAATTGTTGCAAAATTTCTACGATAGCTACAAGCTATCTTCCCCCAACCCTGAGGTGTCGGTTTATGATCCGTTTTTCATTTTACTCCTGATCACTAATAATGATGAACTGCTTAGGGAACAGGTTTTAGATGACAGTGCCTCTAATTATACACTAGATGTCAAGAAACTTTTAGATTGCAAACTCCTCCAGCTTGCGGTCATGTCGCTTTCTGACTGTAGAGAGGTTGTATTCAATATTGCGACTGTCATGTTAAATCAGATGCTACTGACTCTAGAGAACAAACCTACCTTTAAGGAATCCAACATCTTCAAGATTTTACTAACAAAAATTCTTTACTTATTTGTGAAAGAAACCAATGGAAGGAAATTGAGCAGAAGTGATGTACCTCCGGTGGTCTATTATGCGTTGGCCAGGATCGCCGATCTGTTAATGCAACCCAAAGCGCCTCTTTACGAGAAGGCGTACAGATGGGTACTGTCTTCACCATTTATTCGTACGAGGGAGATACCGTTTTTACATGAAATAATCCCAAACAACTCAACATCTCCCAATGATGGGTACTACACCTGTTTGCAGTGGATTTTGGAGACCCTTCAGCATGGCATTAACAGTGAAAGGGACGTCTGGCTATTAAAAACCACCAACCTTATCGAGTACATATTCAATCTGCAAAACTCGCCGTATTTGAATCCAAAACTGCAGATGTTGTTGAGTGGTTTCGTCTTTAAACTCCAGAGAGTTGAGTCAGGTGGGTCTACTCTTATTTCTAGATTTGGTGGTATATCTCAGTTAGAGGTCAGAAGCTCTGATATTCATCATAGGACTCTCGAGTTAGAGGGTAGTCTATCAGTCAATGCCAAAAACAAAAAACATCTAAAAGAGCACATGTATCTGCGGCAACAGAACCTGAACTGCCAGGAATTAGGCTTTGGATACTCAGTGATTGTGAACGCACAAAAGAGGCTCTTAGAGTGGACAGAGCATGATCATCATAACATTCAGAAAAGATTGCGCAAGTGA
- the ARC19 gene encoding Arc19p (Syntenic homolog of Saccharomyces cerevisiae YKL013C (ARC19)), which yields MSQSLRPYLNAVRLSLQAALTLSNFSSQDVERHNRPEIEAHTTSAELLLQPMHIARNEHEHVLIEPSVNSVRMSICVKQADEIEQILVHKFTRFLEQRAESFYVLRRVPLPGYSISFLVTNKHTETMITDRLVDFVIEFMEEVDKEISEMKLFLNARARFVAEAYLGEFVY from the coding sequence ATGTCACAATCGCTTCGCCCGTACCTGAACGCCGTGCGGCTCTCGCTGCAGGCCGCGCTGACGCTGTCCAATTTCTCGTCGCAGGACGTGGAGCGCCACAACAGACCCGAGATCGAGGCGCACACCACCAgcgcggagctgctgctgcagcccATGCACATCGCGCGCAACGAGCACGAGCACGTGCTGATCGAGCCCAGCGTCAACAGCGTGCGCATGAGCATTTGCGTCAAGCAAGCCGACGAGATAGAGCAGATCTTGGTGCACAAGTTCACGCGCTTTCTGGAGCAGCGCGCCGAGTCCTTCTACGTGCTGCGCCGCGTGCCGCTACCGGGCTACAGCATTTCCTTCCTGGTCACGAACAAGCACACCGAAACCATGATCACCGACCGCCTGGTCGACTTTGTCATCGAGTTCATGGAGGAAGTCGACAAGGAAATCAGCGAAATGAAGTTGTTTCTGAACGCAAGGGCACGGTTCGTGGCGGAGGCCTACCTGGGCGAGTTCGTCTACTGA